In Haliaeetus albicilla chromosome 20, bHalAlb1.1, whole genome shotgun sequence, a genomic segment contains:
- the DDIAS gene encoding DNA damage-induced apoptosis suppressor protein isoform X2, whose amino-acid sequence MNSVRGLLAASVISVQNSCFFYPACQKCFSRLILDSRRFNCVKCGCTGEAKDASYRYRLSLKIADTNDLFDITVFGSCLDPFFGVTAENLQRCIQDLNQLSGETNTEAPPGVLVQAVETCFIEKRFIFGVKILTKSKT is encoded by the exons ATGAATAGTGTGAGAGGACTCTTGGCTGCCTCTGTAATTTCCGTCCAGAACTCCTGCTTCTTCTATCCTGCCTGtcaaaaatgcttttctagGCTGATACTGGATTCTAGGAG GTTTAACTGTGTAAAATGTGGCTGCACAGGTGAAGCTAAAGATGCAAGCTACAGATATAGATTGTCCCTAAAGATTGCTGACACTAATGATTTGTTTGACATTACCGTGTTTGGAAGTTGCTTAGATCCATTCTTTGGTGTCACCGCAGAAAATCTGCAGAG GTGTATTCAAGACCTCAATCAGCTGTCAGgagaaacaaacacagaagcaCCTCCAGGAGTGTTAGTTCAAGCAGTGGAAACCTGTTTCATTGAAAAAAGATTTATATTTGGAGTGAAG ATCCTGACAAAAAGTAAGACCTAA
- the DDIAS gene encoding DNA damage-induced apoptosis suppressor protein isoform X1 gives MNSVRGLLAASVISVQNSCFFYPACQKCFSRLILDSRRFNCVKCGCTGEAKDASYRYRLSLKIADTNDLFDITVFGSCLDPFFGVTAENLQRCIQDLNQLSGETNTEAPPGVLVQAVETCFIEKRFIFGVKGCASEDGGRSAVSSILQNCSRINRSTKKLTASQIFLPNAAVTGFTVISYFDQLLQLAKFRSCNNSSYLPDASSAPIDEPVSELSSLSSLSRNSCFVQSSGRETLLGSWQQSFSLTSSVAWVTAEDFPTLEVGKLVSEQHEQEGRPVSAEWCSVSLNNQTFGDSQFCSSSVKEGNKEEDNELSSHTRQTGSISATDKLERVSSSKTECLHGNSSKLLRHPLEFEVKSIYPKTNSRNYSYPEKSHNSFFYERDASASNHINVAGASQTDSMLWDELPFSESLNEFLARIEGGKSVVTSPSLDAGKQTLLESSNLGVNLNKSYPRQTLLAADLPEASILGRFLPPAENGSWENILFACLQSNANPPSDEVSQCESSSSVLSSTDKECGASCFIPNPCLPILSQSLPVTSEPSVSESRYVQPKEANMNISKSSWSFISLQCTAEHGETSCLKRSKAATCVCSAHDSCLAGCKNKENSSSTPSQRTDLTFTGAWDSDPTTPSNTRRLYKRELKPLTELSENTFKSVNRREMLWNSIFPEGSYNASADLFDTSAREVAKPVEFLNKSCNSLIQEDTLTERVTASELVLYPGDDVLCNSSKLSSSLHRSPPAFSKHSTPVTYSFCPSECNSVSAQDFVPYLQSTPLTKPFQKLWPVGESSSVTIFTPQNPTKIHSKCKRSRSSFQNTLLQQLTGRLVKRERLSNGEEKGSHSSVSQQFLNSQPPANFEDWIPPSANKRLKSTGSLDLKTVSWAADLQSTCGHAGRNPISESKETSENDVCFQNERLNPGDTARILTTPVFAGVTKALFLNDTVLETCSPSEGKSLLSSANYSGDMLEGAAGWSPELFFQARTPFSNKPKY, from the exons ATGAATAGTGTGAGAGGACTCTTGGCTGCCTCTGTAATTTCCGTCCAGAACTCCTGCTTCTTCTATCCTGCCTGtcaaaaatgcttttctagGCTGATACTGGATTCTAGGAG GTTTAACTGTGTAAAATGTGGCTGCACAGGTGAAGCTAAAGATGCAAGCTACAGATATAGATTGTCCCTAAAGATTGCTGACACTAATGATTTGTTTGACATTACCGTGTTTGGAAGTTGCTTAGATCCATTCTTTGGTGTCACCGCAGAAAATCTGCAGAG GTGTATTCAAGACCTCAATCAGCTGTCAGgagaaacaaacacagaagcaCCTCCAGGAGTGTTAGTTCAAGCAGTGGAAACCTGTTTCATTGAAAAAAGATTTATATTTGGAGTGAAG ggtTGTGCAAGTGAAGATGGAGGGCGTTCTGCTGTCAGCAGCATCTTGCAAAACTGTTCCAGAATTAATAGAAGTACAAAAAAGCTTACAGCTTCCCAGATCTTCCTGCCAAATGCTGCTGTTACTGGCTTTACTGTTATCAGCTACTTTGATCAGCTCCTGCAGTTGGCAAAATTCAGGAGCTGTAATAACAGCTCATACTTACCTGATGCATCTTCAGCTCCAATAGATGAACCTGTCAGTGAGCTCAGCAGTTTGTCTAGCCTGAGCAGAAACTCCTGTTTTGTTCAGTCTAGTGGCAGAGAAACTCTTTTAGGGTCCTGGCAGCAGTCCTTCAGCCTGACTTCATCTGTTGCTTGGGTAACAGCAGAAGACTTTCCCACTCTGGAAGTGGGAAAGCTGGTGAGTGAACAGCATGAACAAGAGGGGAGGCCTGTCTCTGCAGAATGGTGCAGTGTAAGCCTCAACAATCAAACTTTTGGGGATTCACAGTTTTGTAGCTCTTCtgtgaaggaaggaaataagGAGGAGGATAATGAATTGAGTTCACACACTCGTCAGACTGGCAGTATCTCTGCAACTGATAAATTAGAGAGAGTATCCTCTTCAAAGACAGAGTGTTTACATGGAAACAGTTCCAAGTTGTTACGACATCCCTTGGAATTTGAGGTAAAAAGCATCTACCCAAAGACTAATAGTAGAAATTATTCTTACCCAGAAAAATCCCACAACTCCTTTTTTTATGAGAGAGATGCCTCAGCATCTAATCACATAAATGTAGCTGGAGCGTCTCAGACGGACTCTATGCTTTGGGATGAGCTCCCATTCTCAGAAAGCCTAAATGAATTTTTAGCCAGAATAGAAGGTGGCAAGAGTGTTGTAACATCACCCAGCCTTGATGCAGGCAAACAGACCCTTCTTGAAAGTAGCAACTTGGGTGTAAATCTTAATAAATCGTATCCCAGGCAAACCCTACTAGCTGCTGATTTGCCTGAAGCGAGCATCTTGGGGAGGTTCTTGCCACCAGCAGAGAATGGTAGTTGGGAGAATATACTGTTTGCTTGTCTTCAGTCGAATGCAAATCCTCCGAGTGATGAGGTGTCACAATGTGAGTCTTCCTCTAGTGTTTTATCTTCAACTGACAAGGAATGTGGAGCATCTTGCTTTATACCTAACCCTTGTCTACCTATTCTGTCACAGTCCTTGCCAGTTACATCAGAGCCTTCTGTTTCCGAGAGCAGATATGTGCAGCCCAAAGAAGCAAATATGAACATTTCAAAGTCATCTTGGTCTTTTATTAGTCTGCAGTGTACTGCTGAACATGGAGAAACCTCCTGCTTAAAAAGGAGCAAGGCAGCTACCTGTGTGTGTTCTGCACATGATAGCTGTTTAGCAGgttgcaaaaataaagaaaattcttcttCTACACCAAGCCAAAGAACAGATCTTACATTCACAGGGGCATGGGACTCTGATCCAACAACTCCCAGCAATACAAGAAGGCTGtataaaagagaattaaaacCATTGACAGAACTGTCAGAAAATACCTTCAAAAGTGTTAACAGGAGAGAGATGCTGTGGAACAGTATCTTCCCTGAAGGCAGCTACAATGCTTCTGCTGATCTCTTTGATACAAGTGCAAGAGAGGTAGCAAAACCTGTAGAATTCCTAAATAAATCATGTAATTCTTTAATACAGGAAGATACTTTGACAGAAAGGGTCACAGCTTCTGAATTGGTGCTTTATCCTGGAGATGATGTTCTCTGTAACAGTTCAAAACTGAGCTCATCCCTACACAGGTCCCCTCCTGCTTTTAGTAAGCACAGTACACCAGTAACTTACTCCTTTTGTCCTTCAGAATGCAATTCAGTTAGCGCTCAAGACTTTGTTCCTTATTTACAGTCGACTCCTCTGACAAAACCTTTCCAGAAACTGTGGCCTGTTGGGGAAAGCTCTTCTGTCACTATCTtcaccccccaaaatcccactaAAATCCATTCCAAATGCAAGCGATCTAGGTCTTCCTTTCAAAACACTCTGTTGCAGCAGCTTACTGGCAGGTTAGTGAAACGTGAAAGGCTGAGTaatggggaagagaaaggaagtcATAGCTCTGTTTCACAGCAGTTCCTTAACAGCCAACCGCCTGCCAACTTTGAGGATTGGATCCCTCCATCTGCGAACAAAAGGTTGAAATCAACTGGATCTTTAGACTTAAAAACAGTTAGCTGGGCTGCTGACCTGCAATCGACCTGTGGGCACGCTGGCAGGAACcctatttctgaaagcaaagagaCCAGTGAAAATGATGTGTGCTTCCAAAATGAGAGATTAAACCCTGGGGATACAGCCAGGATTCTAACAACTCCTGTATTTGCAGGTGTCACCAAGGCCTTGTTTTTAAACGATACAGTCCTGGAAACTTGTTCTCCTTCAGAAGGCAAGAGTCTCCTCTCAAGTGCAAATTATTCAGGGGATATGTTAGAAGGGGCAGCTGGCTGGTCTCCTGAGTTGTTCTTCCAAGCACGGACCCCTTTTTCCAATAAGCCAAAATACTAA